CCCGATCTTCGGGACGCTGATCGCGCTGGTGCAGGACGGTTGGCCGGTGCTCGGCGTGATCGACCAGCCTATTCTAAAGGAGCGCTGGGTCGGGCTGATCGGCGAAGGGACGACCTTCAACGGCCAGCCGGTGCGCTGCGCCCCGTGCAAGGACTTGGCCGATGCGGTGCTGGGCACGACGACGCCGCACCAGTTTTCGGGCGATGACGTCGATGCCTTCATGGGGGTCGCCAAGTCGGTTGCCGAGCGCAAGATCATCTATGGCGGCGATTGCTACAATTATGCACTCTGCGCCTCGGGCCACGTCGACCTCGTGGTCGAGGCCGGGCTCAAGCTTTACGACTATGCCGCGCTGGTGCCGGTGGTCGAAGGCGCCGGCGGGATCATGAGCGACTGGCAGGGCAATCCGCTCGACGCCGGTTCGGACGGACGGGTCATAGCGCTGGGCGACCCCGCGCGGCTGGAGGATGTGCTGGAGGCGATGAGCGGGGTCGAACACGATCACCACTAGGGTGCGCGACCATCAACTATCGAAGAGTTGGCTTAGACATCAGCTCCAGCGAGCTTCAATCCCGAACGAAGCATTTCTCGCGCTTCGCTATCTCGGAACCAGTTCAGAAACCTCACTAGTTGCATTTCCGGCTTTATCTGCGCCAACGCCGTTCGAGCCGCGTCCATTTCTCCCAGATGGGCACCACTTGCCGCAGCAACCATAAGGGCGGGAGTAAAGTTCTCTCTGCGAAACGAGATCTCGTTCGCCCGTTCGGCTGCTAGAGCATATTCGCCAAGCTCGAAGTGACACGCCATTTGTGCCGCCAAGACGTAGATATCACCTTCCCAGTTTGGATTGAGCCGGATGGCGGTATCGATGTGTCTCCTGGATGCCTCGGTCTTTTGTCCCTGGAAGGCATTGATGCAGCCCAGCGTAATGAACAGTGACGGATTATTGGGCGTTTTCGCCAAAAATCGTTTGGCCATGGCTTCAAGTGGAGCAAGATCGCCACCAAGAGTCATTATCGCCATAAACAGAAACTGGTGAGTGGTAGAATCCTGTTCTGCGCCGCGCATAGCTTTGGCCGCATGATCTAGTGCCCGGCGATGAACCTCATCCAAGTCCCAGTCTCCTTTCTCCATATAAAGGGTGGCATAGTGGCGAGCTGCAAGAGCGTGAGCGATTGCCAGATGCGGTTCGAGCGTGAGGGCTTTTTCCGCATATCCGAGAGCCAGTTTGATGGAATCCGGGTCAAGGTTCGCGATGAGCGCGATTGATTTTAGGACCAGATCTGCTGCCGAGTGATGAGCCTCTGCAGAATTCTGCAATCGAATGACTTCGGCCTTGAAAATATGTGACGAAAGCTGCGCTTCAATGGTCGAAGCAATCTGTTCCTGAAGCGCGAACTCATCCTCCCTGGCTCCATCGAACCGCTCAAACCAGAGTTGTTTACCGTCGCTCGACTGGACCAGTTTGAATGTTACACGCAGCCTGTCGGCCGAACCGCGCACACTTCCTTCAAGCCGGTAAGGTGTATCGTGGCCTGCAGCTTCAACCAGCATTGTGTTGGAAAGGGACGCTAATCGACCGCGTATCTCCTCATCGAGGCCTTCGATAAATGTCCGCTGATCCTTTGCGGCGCTGAGATCGGCAAAAGGCAGCAAGGCTAGCTTGGCTGATTCGGATTTGCCGTTGACGGATTTCGATGGCTGCGCGCTCGCCAGCGGAACTTTCTCGACCAACAGGTCCTTTCCGACAAGCGATTGCACATCGTGCACAAAACTCCGCCAAGCCGAGTCTTCCTCAGCTCCTCGCCAATGGCCAAGATCAGCCGTCTGGGTGAGCTCAAACATGATCGGTAGTTCGCACGGTTCGATCATCACGGGCATCAGTGTTTTGTTGCGATCCGCGACGGTCGCTTCGGCGCGAACCCATCGGGACGCGACCGAACTCTTTGACCATAACACGACGACCGATTTCGCGCCGCGCAAGGCCGCTTCGATTGCTTCGTCGAATGCCTCGCCCGAACGAATGGCGGTGTCCCACCAGACGTCGAATCCTTCCTTCGCAAAAGCGTCGGCAAACACCTTTACTCGCTCCGCATCCCGGCGGCTGTAAGAGAGGAAGACATCGGGCGCGGGCAAAAACAGGCTCCAAGGAATGCAATAGCAACTCCCACCCAACCACAGATGATGTGGCGCTGGCAATCTCCACACCAATGTAGCTGGCCAACCCCCGCGCCTTCGTCGCCCCAATCGGAAGCTCCTTGCGCGAGACAATTGATGAGGAGAATCAACTCTGCCCTAGGTCCGCAAATGCTTCGCTAGAGGACGATGAAATGCGGCGATCGATCGGGCCGCTGTCGGTTTCTGCGCTGCGGCGCTTAAGCTTTCCTACCCGGCATGCGAGCAGCTATCGTCCGAGTGGCTCTTTCCAATCGTCGATCCCCACAAGCAATGGCGCGTTTCCGCAAGGGTTACGGTCCTGCGTGTCTGAGGGTCACACTCTGGCCGGCGAGGTTGACACATTTGCACAGCGACGGTCACGGTTTCGCGCCAAAAGTCACACTTTGCGCGGTCTACAGTCACACAAAGGCGCTTTCGCCCTTGGACCGTGTTCCAAGTGTTCCATCAAGTAGGAATCCAGCAACCCGGCAAGGGTGGGAATCGACGCCCAAGGCGTCGCAAGGGCGACTGCCCGCCCGCAGCGACCGAAGGGAGCGAGGAAAGCCAAGCGAGCGGAGGCGAGCGCCGGCGCTTGAGGCGCAAACAAGCTTGCATTTCGCGCGAGAATCGCTATTTCGCGCGCCTTCACCGACACATGAATCGGAGATTGGCCTGGCCGAAAGGGCTGCCAGGGCTAATCGGATGTGTCTCTGACTTTAGGAGATGAAAATGCCCAAGCTGAAGACCAAGAGCGGTGTGAAGAAGCGCTTCAAGATCACCGCAACCGGCAAGGTCAAGCACGGCGTCGCTGGCAAGCGTCACCGCCTGATCAGCCACAATGCGAAGTATATTCGCCAGAACCGCGGCACCACTGTCCTGTCGGAAGCCGACAGCAAGACAGTGAAGAAATGGGCCCCCTACGGCCTCGACTGAGCCAGGTTTAAGGAGAACACGAAATGCCTCGCATCAAACGCGGCGTCACCACGCGCCAGAAGCACAAGCGGCTACTCGACCAGGCCAAGGGCTATCGCGGTCGTCGCAAGAACACCATTCGCGTTGCACGTCAGGCCGTCGAAAAGGCCGGCCAGTACGCCTATCGCGACCGCAAGGTTAAGAAGCGCAACTTCCGCGCCCTGTGGATCCAGCGCATCAATGCGGCGGTCCGCGCCGAAGGCCTGACCTATTCGCAGTTCATGCACGGCGCCAAGCTCGCCGGCATCGAACTCGACCGCAAGGTGATGGCCGATCTCGCCATGAACGAAGGCGCTGCCTTCAAGGCCGTGATCGAGCAGGCCAAGAAGGCGCTGCCCGCCTAAGCCTCGCCAAACGAGACAAGCAAGGGCGTCGGGACTTCGGTTTCGGCGCCCTTTGCATTTGTATATTTGCGCCAAATCGGCCATGTCTGATGGTCATGGAAGGGTTCGCTGCGTCCAGCGGAAGCGACAACACGAACTATAAGGTCGGCTGCCGCTTCTTTGCTCCACCGGAAGAATTCCGGGGCTGCTTCACGACATTCTATCAACTCGATCTTGAGGTTGCTGGCGGCGGGACCGTGAGCGACTATTTGCAGCCGGAGTGGTCGAACCTGCGCTTTTTCTGCGGCGCGCTGCCCATGTCTCGCATCCCGGGCCGTGAGATCCTTGCGGCGACGGACTTTACCGCGACCGGTCCCAGCAGCCTCCCGGTCCAGTTCGAACTCGGTTCGTGCCGTATGTGGGGCATCGGTCTGCTGCCGCTCGGCTGGTCGCGGCTGTTCGGTGTCCAGGCCAGCTCGCTCGCCAACGTGATTTGCGACGGCCGCAAGCATCCGGCCTTTGCCAAATTTGCGGAACTCGCCGAGGTTCTGTGCGAAGATTCCTGCAGCCCGGAAGAGCAGTGCGATGCGATCGTCGAAACGATGCGCAAGCTGATGAAGCCGTCGCGCGACGAGGACAAGATCGTCACGGTGCACCGCGTGCTGGTCGAGGACAAGCCCATCAACGTGAAGGAGTTCGCGGAACTCGCCGGGCTGAGCATTCGGTCGCTCGAACGACTGTGCCATCGCTATTTCGGGTTTCCGCCCAAGCTGCTCATGCGGCGCCAGCGCTTTGTCAGGACCCTCGCCACCTTCATGCTTCACCCAGGCGGCAAGTGGACCGAGGCCATGGACGAGGAATATCACGACCAGGCCCAGTTCAGCCGGGAGTTCCGCGAATTCATGACCATGAATCCAAGCGAATACGCCGCTTTGGAACACCCTGTCCTGGCGGCCTTCATGGAGGAACGGGCGCGGGTGTGGGGTTCTCCGGCGCAGGCGCTCGACCGCCCGGGATAATCCAGACGGGTTTGGCCTTGATGCTTTTGTAACAAGCGCATAACGCCCGCGGGTGAACTCGGCAGCGTTGGCTGGTGCATGGATCGCGTGAGTAACGAGGGGCGCCACATTTCTCAGCAGCAGATGTTCTCGGCTTCGCCCAGGGTCCACTTCGCCCTGCCGAGCGAGAAGCTGCGCCCTTTCGTCACGACCTTGTACCTGTGCGAGTACAACCCGGCTGATCCGGCGGCGTGGATCGAGGATTATTTTCACCCCGAATGGGCCAATCTGCGCATAGTGCGCCAAGCTTCGTGGATTGCACCTGCCGGGGCGAAGGAACTCCAGCCGTCCAAGGATTTCGCCGTGAGCGGCCCGACCATGCGCGCCTCGCGCTTCCGCATGGGCCGGGGCAGCACCTGGGGGATCGGGCTGATGCCGTTGGGCTGGGCTAAATTTATCGACGCATCGGCCGAAGAATTCGCGAACCGTTTCGTCGACGGTCTGTCCGAACCTGCCTTTGCCGCCTTCGCGCCGCTGGCTGAACGGCTGTTGGCGGAAGAAGGCGATTTCGCCAGCGGCCTGGCGCTGATCGAGGAACACTTGCTCGGCCTGCTCGATCGGCCGCTCGAGCACGAAAGGGCAATATTGGCGGTCAACGCGGCACTGGTCGACCCGGGCATCGACACGGTCTCCCAACTAGCCGAGGCGGCTGGAATGGGGGTCCGGACGCTCGAACGCATGTCGCACCGCGCCTTCGGCTTTTCGCCCAAGCTGCTGCTTCGGCGGCAGCGATTCCTGCGCTCGCTGGCGCAATACATGCTCGATCCCTCGCTCAAATGGCTTGGCGCCATCGACTCGCACTTCCACGACCAGGCCCATTTTACCCGCGAGTTTCGCTTCTTCATGGGCATGACGCCCAGCGCCTATGCCAAGCTCGACCATCCGCTGCTGGGCGCTGCCGCAAGGGCGAGGGCGGAGATCGCGGGAGAGGCGATGCAGGTGCTCCACGAGCCCAAGGCGACGCGCTGACCATTCGCGCTTTGCCTTGCGGGCGATTTGGCGCTAGCGGGGCGCCCTTCACGTAAGAAATTTGGCGCAATGACGGAAATGAATGCACAGAAGGATGCGGCGCTCGCTGCGATCGCCGCGGCGGAGACGCTCGACGCGCTCGAAGAGCAGCGCGTTGCCGCGCTCGGCAAGAAGGGTTGGGTGAGTCTCGCGCTGAAGACGCTGGGGCAGATCAGCCCCGATGAACGCCAGCAGGCAGCGCCGGCAATCCAGGCGATCCGCGCCGAAGTGTCCGACGCGCTCGCGGCGAAGAAGGACGCGCTGGAAAGCGCCGCGCTCGATGCGCAGCTTTCCGGCGAAACGCTCGACCTGACCCTGCCGGCGCCGCAAGCGCCGCGCGGCACCGTGCATCCGGTCAGCCAGGTGATGGACGAGCTGGCGGAAATCTTTGCCGACCTCGGCTTTGCTGTCGCCACCGGCCCCGAGATCGAGGACGACTGGCACAATTTCACCGCGCTCAACATGGATGAGAGCCATCCCGCGCGCGCGATGCACGACACCTTCTACTTCCCCGATCGCGACGCGGAGGGGCACCAGATGCTGCTGCGCACGCACACCTCGCCGGTGCAGATCCGCACCAAGAAGGAAGTCGCGAAGGCAAATCCCGGTGGCGCTCCGATCCGCATCATCGCGCCCGGCCGCGTCTATCGCAGCGACAGCGATGCGACGCACACCCCGATGTTCCACCAGATCGAGGGACTGGTGATCGACCGCGACATCCATCTCGGCCATCTCAAATGGACCCTCGAGACCTTCCTCAAGGCGTTCTTTGAGCGCGAGGACATCGTCCTGCGCCTGCGTCCGAGCTACTTCCCCTTCACCGAGCCGAGCGTTGAAGTCGATGTCGGCTTCGAAGTGGTGAAAGGCAAGCGCGTGCTTGGCGGCAGCGGCGATGCGCCAGGGCACGGCTGGATGGAGCTGCTCGGAAGCGGCGTGGTCAACCGGCGCGTGATCGAGTTCGCTGGGCTCGACCCAGACCAGTGGCAGGGCTTTGCCTTCGGCGTCGGCGTCGACCGGCTCGCCATGCTCAAATACGGCATGGATGATTTGCGCGCCTTCTTCGACGGCGATGTCCGCTGGCTGCAGCACTACGGCTTTTCGCCCTTCGACCAGCCGACCCTTTCCGCAGGCGTAGGAGCGAAGGCATGAAGTTCTCGCTCGAATGGCTGAAAGACTTCCTCGACACCGATGCCTCGGTGACCGAGATCGCGGCCGCGCTCAACGCGGTGGGGCATGAGGTCGAGGAAATCGAGGATCCCGCCGAGAGGTTCGCGGGCTTCCGTATCGCCAAGGTGCTCACGGCCGACCGCCACCCCGATGCCGACAAGCTGCAGGTCCTCACCGTCGACATGGGCGAGGGTGATCCGCTGCAGGTCGTGTGCGGCGCGCCCAATGCCCGGGCGGGCATGAAGGGCGTGCTGGGCCTGCCCGGCGCGGTCGTTCCGGCCAATGGGATGGAACTGCGCAAGAGCGCCATCCGCGGGATCGAATCGAACGGCATGATGTGTTCGGTGCGCGAGCTTGAGCTTGGCGACGAACACGACGGTATCATCGAGCTACCTGAAGATGCGCCGGTCGGCTCCAGCTTTGCCGACTATCAGTCCGCTTCGCCCGTGTTCGATGTTGCGATCACGCCCAACCGCCCCGATTGCATGGGCGTGATGGGTATCGCGCGCGATCTTGCGGCGGCTGGCCTCGGCACGTTCAAGCCGCTCGATGTCCCGAAGATCGATGGCCAGTATCCCTGTCCGACCGAAATCCGAACCGACGACCCAGAAGGCTGCCCGGCATTCTATGGCCGAGTGATCAGGGGCGTGAGCAACGGCGCATCGCCCGACTGGATGCAGCGCCGGCTGCTCGCCGCGGGGCAGCGCCCGATCAGCGCTCTGGTCGATTGCACAAATTACCTGATGCTCGCGACGGGCCGTCCCGCGCATGTCTACGATCTTGCCAAGCTCGATGGCGCTGTCATCGCGCGCCGCGCCAAGGACGGCGAGACGGTCGAGGCGCTCAACGAGAAGACCTATACGCTCGACGACAGCATGACCGTGATCGCCGACGACAGCGGCGTCCACGACATCGGCGGCATCATGGGTGGCGAGCATTCTGGTGCGAGCGAGAGCACAACCGATGTCCTGCTCGAGATCGCCTATTTCGATCCGGCCCGTATCGGGGTGACGGGGCGCAAGCTCGGCCTTGCGTCGGACGCGCGCACGCGGTTCGAGCGCGGTGTCGATCCGGCCTTTCTCGACCATGGTCTCGCGATACTGACCGATCTGATCATCCGCACCTGCGGCGGCGAGCCGAGCGAGGTCGTGCGGGCGGGTTCTCCGCCGAGCGATCCTCAAGTTGTGCGGTTCGATCCTTCGCTGACGGCGCGGCTTGGCGGCGTCGATGTGGCCGAAGCCGACCAGCGCCGGATTCTCGCGAGCCTCGACTTCGCGGTGGCGGATGACTGGCAGGTCACCTGCCCGCTGCGCCGCCACGATATCGAGGGGCCAGCCGACCTGGTCGAGGAAGTCGTGCGCATTCACGGGCTCGACAAGGTCGAGAGCGTTGCCCTGCCGCGCGTTGACGGTGTCGCAAGGCCGACCGCCACGCCGCAGCAGATGCTCGAGCGCAAGCTGCGCCGCGCGGCCGCAGCGCGCGGCCTCAACGAAGCGGTAACCTGGTCTTTCCTCCCGACCGACGAGGCGGAACATTTTGCCGAGGGCGCGCAGCTCTGGGTGCTCGACAACCCGATTAGCGAAGACATGAAGGCCATGCGGCCCTCGCTGCTGCCCGGCCTGCTCAGCGCGGCGCGGCGCAATCTCGACCGCGGCGCGTCCTGGCTTCGCCTGTTCGAGATCGGGCGCCGCTACTTCCGCGGCAAGGATGGCGCCAGCGATGAGAAGCTGACGCTCGGGATCGTGCTGGCGGGCGACAAGACGCCGCGCGGTTGGGCGAACGGCAAGGCGAGCAGGTTCGATGCTTACGACGCCAAGGGCGAGGCGCTTGCGCTGCTCGAGGCCGCCGGTGCGCCGGTCGACAATCTGATGGTGATGGGCGCGGCCGGCGGCCAGTTCCATCCCGGCCAGTCCGCTACGCTCCGGCTCGGGCCCAAGAACGTGCTCGCGCGCTTTGGCGCACTGCACCCCAAGACGCTGGCAGCCTTCGATGTCGACGGCCCGGCAATGGCGGTCGAGATCTTCCTCGACGCAATTCCGGCGAAGAAGGGGGGCGGCACATTCGCTCGCACCGACTACGCGCCGCCCGCCTTGCAGGCGGTGACGCGCGACTTCGCCTTCCTAGTTCCCTCGGAGGTTGCGGCGGGCGAGCTGCTGCGCACAGTCAGGAATGCCGACAAGGCCAATATCGTCGATGCGCGAATCTTCGACATCTTTGCCGGCCAGGGCGTCCCTGAAGGCAAGAAGTCGGTCGCCATCGAGGTGACGCTGCAGCCGCAGGACAAGAGCTACAAGGACGCCGATCTGAAGGCGATCTCCGACGCGATTGTCGCAGCCGCAGCCAAGCAGGGGGCGGAACTGCGCGGTTGACGCGCGGAGCTGGAGTACCATGTCCAATCGCCGTACCTTCGCGATCATCTCGCACCCTGACGCGGGCAAAACCACGCTGACCGAGAAGCTGCTGCTGCAAGGCGGCGCGATCCACCTTGCTGGCGAGGTCAAGGCGCGCGGGCAGGCCCGCCGTGCGCGCTCCGACTGGATGAAGATCGAGCAGCAGCGCGGCATCTCGGTCACCTCCAGCGTGATGACGTTCGAGAAGGAATATGAAGGCGAGACGATCACCTTCAACCTGCTCGACACGCCGGGGCACGAGGATTTCTCCGAAGACACCTATCGCACGCTGACGGCAGTCGATTCGGCAATCATGGTGATCGACGCCGCCAAGGGGATCGAGCCGCAGACGCGCAAGCTGTTCGAGGTCTGCCGGTTGCGCAGTGTGCCGATCATCACCTTCGTCAACAAGGTCGACCGCGAAGGACGCCCGGTGTTCGAGCTGCTCGACGAGATCGCCGACATGCTGGCGCTCGATGTGTCGCCGCAGATGTATCCGCTCGGCATGGGGGGGCAGTTCGAAGGCATTCTCGACTTCGCGAGCGGCAAGGTCGCGCGTCCGGAAGGCCCGTCGAAGGAATTCGCCGGTCAGCGCGACGACAATGTCGAGCTGGCGGGCGAGATCGCCGAGAATGTCGAACTGGCGCAGATCGGCTATCCCGAGTTCGATCTCGAGGCCTATCGCAATGGCGACCTGACGCCGGTCTATTTCGGCTCGGCGCTCAAGAACTTCGGCGTCGAGGAGCTGATCGACGCGATTGCCCGCTACGCCCCGCCGCCGCGCCCCCAGCCGGCGGGGGAAGAGCAGATCAGCCCCGAGCGCGACGAGGTTACCGGCTTCATCTTCAAGGTGCAGGCCAATATGGACCCCAACCACCGCGATCGCATCGCTTTCATGCGGCAGGTTTCTGGCACCTTCAAACGCGGCATGAAGCTGACCCCGTCAGGCCTCGGCAAGCCGATCGCGATCCATTCGCCGATCCTGTTCTTCGCGCAGGACCGCGAACTGGCCGACACCGCCGAGGCGGGCGACATCATTGGCATTCCCAACCACGGTACCTTGCGCGTGGGCGATACGCTGAGCGAGAAGAACCAGGTTCGCTTCACCGGCCTGCCCAACTTTGCGCCTGAAATCCTGCGCCGTGTGGTGCTCAAGGATCCGACCAAGACCAAGCAGCTCAGGAAGGCGCTCGACGACCTCAGCGAAGAGGGTGTGATCCAGGTCTTCTATCCCGAGATCGGTGGGCAATGGATCGTCGGCGTCGTCGGTCAGCTCCAGCTCGACGTGCTCGTCTCGCGGCTCGAGGCCGAATACAAGGTCGGCGCAAGTCTCGAAGCTTCACCCTTCGCCACGGCAAGGTGGCTCAAGGGCACCGATGCGGCGCTGAAGAATTTCGAGGATTTCAATCGCGCCAATCTAGCCAAGGACCGCGACGGCGACCTGGTGTTCATGGCCAAGAGCCCGTGGGACGTCGGCTATCAGCAAGAGAAGAACCCCGAGCTCACCTTCTCGGCGACCAAAGAAAGGTGAGCTTGCGACTGTCCATGCTTCGCGGCATGGAAGCGGCATGACACTCACCGGCCCGAACTCGCAGACCTTCATTTCGCAGCGTCTCCGGCTCAACTATCTCGATTGGGGCAATCGCGGCAAACCGCCGCTGATCCTCGTTCATGGCGGCCGCGATCACGCGCGCAGCTGGGATTGGGTTGCCGAGGAATTGCGCGAGGACTGGCATGTCGTGGCGATGGACCACCGTGGCCATGGCGATAGCGACTGGGTGAGCGACGGGAACTACAACAGTAGCGACATGGTCTATGACCTCGCCCAGTTGATCCATCAGCTGGGGGTAGGCCCAGTCACCATCGTCAGCCATTCGATGGGTGGCAATGTCTCGTTGCGCTACGCCGGCACCTTCCCCGACATGGTCACCAAGATCGTTGCCATTGAGGGTCTCGGCCCCAGTCCAACACGCCAGCAGGAGATGCGCGAAAAGCCCTATCCCGAGCGGCTGAACGAATGGATCGGCAAGAAGCGCTCCGCTTCGGGCCGCATCCCGCGCAAATACGAGAGCATCGAGGCGGCCTTCGCCCGGATGATCGAGGAAAACTCCTACCTCACCGAAGAGCAGGCGCGTCACCTAACCATCCACGGCGTCAACCGGAACGAGGATGGCACCTATAGCTGGAAGTTCGATCCGCATCTCAACGTCTGGGCGGTTGAGGATATCGCCGACGAATTCATCCAGCAGACCTGGGGGGCGATCACTGCGCCGACGCTGTTGCTCTACGGCGCCGACAGCTGGGCCTCGAACCCCGAGAAGGATGGCCGGATCAAGTATTTCAACAATGCCGAAGTGATCGAGTTCGAAAAGGCAGGTCACTGGCTGCATCATGACCAGTTCGACCGGTTCATGGGCGTTCTGAGGGAGTTTCTCTGATGGCGGATTTCTTCGACGCGCTGAACGACAAGCATGTCGCGATGATCGATAAGCAGCCCATGTTCTTCGTCGCCACTTCGGCACCGATGGGCCGGATCAACCTCAGCCCTAAAGGCTATGACGCGTTCCGGGTGCTCTCGCCCAAGCGGGTTGCCTATCTCGACCTTGGCGGCTCGGGCAACGAGACCCACGCGCATCTCGCCGCCGATGGGCGCATCACGGTGATGTTCTGCAATTTCGACCGGCCTGCACTGATCCTGCGCATCTATGGGCGCGGGGTGCCCGTGTTGCCGCAGGATGATGGCTGGGAGAAGCTCGCCGCCAATTTCACCCTGCTGCCCGGCACGCGGCAGATCTTTGTGATCGATGTCGAAAGCGTCCAGACCAGCTGCGGCTGGGGCGTGCCTTTCATGGAGTTCGAGCGCGAGCGCGAAACGCTCAAGAAGGCGCATGCGCAGTCCGACCCGGGCGAATGGGAAGCCAAGATGGCGACCCGCATTGCGAGCATCGACGGGCTGCCGACACGTGCGACCGATCGCTACATCGCGGGCGAGGTCGGAACGGAAGCCGACTAGGCTCATTGAGCGGGCAGGGTGCAGCTCACTTTCGCCAGCTACAATATTCACAAGGCGGTCGGTCTCGACCGCCGCCGCGATCCCGAGCGGATCATCGCGGTCCTGCGCGAACTCGATGCGGACGTCATCGCCTTGCAGGAAGCCGATCGACGGGTTGGCCAAAGGGCCAGCGTGATCCCGCGTGCGCTGCTGGACGACACCTCGTGGACGGCCGTGCCCGTGGCCAAGCGGCGGCGCAGCCTCGGCTGGCATGGCAACGCCCTGCTGGTGCGGCGTTCGATGACTTGTCTCGCTGCCGGGGCGCTCGAGTTGCCGACGCTGGAGCCGCGCGGCGCAGCCATGGCGGAGCTGTCACTGAACGGGGCGCGAATGCGGGTCATCGGGATGCACCTCGATCTGTCGGGTTTTCGTCGCCGCGACCAGATCCGGGCGATCCTTCATCGGCTGGAGCGCGAGAATGGCGATTTGCCGACCGTGATGATGGGGGATTTCAACCAATGGGGCATCCGGACCGGAGCGATGGACGAGTTCGACGGGGGTTGGCAGATGCTGGCACCCGGGGCGAGCTATCCGGCCCGCCGCCCGATCGCGCGGCTCGACCGGATCATCGCTTCACCAGATTGCCGGGTGGTGGCAGGCGGGGTGCATCACAGCTCCCTCGCAGCGCAGGCCTCGGATCATTTGCCGGTATGGGCCACACTCAAAGTGCCTAAATAACGATCACATGATCAAAAATTAGGCAAAGCCTGTTTCGGTGCCATGCGCCGTGATCAGAAAAGCGTTTTATTACAGCACCCTCCCTGTTTGGCATGGCATTTGCTGCATCTGCGAAAGCCGGGTCTTCCGGTCAAGTAGAAAGGGGCAGGGATGAAATTCATCATCGCCATCATCAAACCGTTCAAGCTCGACGAGGTTCGCGAAGCATTGGGCGGCATCGGCGTCGCAGGGATGACCGTCTCCGAGGTCAAGGGTTTTGGACGCCAGAAAGGCCAGACCGAGATCTATCGTGGCGCCGAATACTCCACCAACATGCTTCCCAAGGTGAAAATCGAGATCGCCGCTGCCGACGAGATCGCACCACAAGTGATCGAAACGATCCAGCAGGTCGCCAGCACCGACTCGATCGGGGACGGCAAGATTTTCATGTTCGACCTTGCCGGCGCGACCCGCATTCGCACCGGCGAGACCGGCGACACCGCGCTGTAGAAATCCATGAGGGGTACAACAATGATCCGCAATTTTGTGCGCGGCCTCGGGGCGCTGGGCGCCTCGACATTCGCCGCATCCGCCGCGCTGGCGCAGGAGGCTGCCGAAGCCGCAGCAGCTGTGCCGAACCCCGGCAACAATGCCTGGATGATGACTGCGACGA
This region of Altererythrobacter sp. CAU 1644 genomic DNA includes:
- a CDS encoding pyridoxamine 5'-phosphate oxidase family protein, whose product is MADFFDALNDKHVAMIDKQPMFFVATSAPMGRINLSPKGYDAFRVLSPKRVAYLDLGGSGNETHAHLAADGRITVMFCNFDRPALILRIYGRGVPVLPQDDGWEKLAANFTLLPGTRQIFVIDVESVQTSCGWGVPFMEFERERETLKKAHAQSDPGEWEAKMATRIASIDGLPTRATDRYIAGEVGTEAD
- a CDS encoding P-II family nitrogen regulator encodes the protein MKFIIAIIKPFKLDEVREALGGIGVAGMTVSEVKGFGRQKGQTEIYRGAEYSTNMLPKVKIEIAAADEIAPQVIETIQQVASTDSIGDGKIFMFDLAGATRIRTGETGDTAL
- a CDS encoding endonuclease/exonuclease/phosphatase family protein, producing the protein MQLTFASYNIHKAVGLDRRRDPERIIAVLRELDADVIALQEADRRVGQRASVIPRALLDDTSWTAVPVAKRRRSLGWHGNALLVRRSMTCLAAGALELPTLEPRGAAMAELSLNGARMRVIGMHLDLSGFRRRDQIRAILHRLERENGDLPTVMMGDFNQWGIRTGAMDEFDGGWQMLAPGASYPARRPIARLDRIIASPDCRVVAGGVHHSSLAAQASDHLPVWATLKVPK
- a CDS encoding alpha/beta fold hydrolase, producing MTLTGPNSQTFISQRLRLNYLDWGNRGKPPLILVHGGRDHARSWDWVAEELREDWHVVAMDHRGHGDSDWVSDGNYNSSDMVYDLAQLIHQLGVGPVTIVSHSMGGNVSLRYAGTFPDMVTKIVAIEGLGPSPTRQQEMREKPYPERLNEWIGKKRSASGRIPRKYESIEAAFARMIEENSYLTEEQARHLTIHGVNRNEDGTYSWKFDPHLNVWAVEDIADEFIQQTWGAITAPTLLLYGADSWASNPEKDGRIKYFNNAEVIEFEKAGHWLHHDQFDRFMGVLREFL
- the pheT gene encoding phenylalanine--tRNA ligase subunit beta, producing MKFSLEWLKDFLDTDASVTEIAAALNAVGHEVEEIEDPAERFAGFRIAKVLTADRHPDADKLQVLTVDMGEGDPLQVVCGAPNARAGMKGVLGLPGAVVPANGMELRKSAIRGIESNGMMCSVRELELGDEHDGIIELPEDAPVGSSFADYQSASPVFDVAITPNRPDCMGVMGIARDLAAAGLGTFKPLDVPKIDGQYPCPTEIRTDDPEGCPAFYGRVIRGVSNGASPDWMQRRLLAAGQRPISALVDCTNYLMLATGRPAHVYDLAKLDGAVIARRAKDGETVEALNEKTYTLDDSMTVIADDSGVHDIGGIMGGEHSGASESTTDVLLEIAYFDPARIGVTGRKLGLASDARTRFERGVDPAFLDHGLAILTDLIIRTCGGEPSEVVRAGSPPSDPQVVRFDPSLTARLGGVDVAEADQRRILASLDFAVADDWQVTCPLRRHDIEGPADLVEEVVRIHGLDKVESVALPRVDGVARPTATPQQMLERKLRRAAAARGLNEAVTWSFLPTDEAEHFAEGAQLWVLDNPISEDMKAMRPSLLPGLLSAARRNLDRGASWLRLFEIGRRYFRGKDGASDEKLTLGIVLAGDKTPRGWANGKASRFDAYDAKGEALALLEAAGAPVDNLMVMGAAGGQFHPGQSATLRLGPKNVLARFGALHPKTLAAFDVDGPAMAVEIFLDAIPAKKGGGTFARTDYAPPALQAVTRDFAFLVPSEVAAGELLRTVRNADKANIVDARIFDIFAGQGVPEGKKSVAIEVTLQPQDKSYKDADLKAISDAIVAAAAKQGAELRG
- a CDS encoding peptide chain release factor 3 → MSNRRTFAIISHPDAGKTTLTEKLLLQGGAIHLAGEVKARGQARRARSDWMKIEQQRGISVTSSVMTFEKEYEGETITFNLLDTPGHEDFSEDTYRTLTAVDSAIMVIDAAKGIEPQTRKLFEVCRLRSVPIITFVNKVDREGRPVFELLDEIADMLALDVSPQMYPLGMGGQFEGILDFASGKVARPEGPSKEFAGQRDDNVELAGEIAENVELAQIGYPEFDLEAYRNGDLTPVYFGSALKNFGVEELIDAIARYAPPPRPQPAGEEQISPERDEVTGFIFKVQANMDPNHRDRIAFMRQVSGTFKRGMKLTPSGLGKPIAIHSPILFFAQDRELADTAEAGDIIGIPNHGTLRVGDTLSEKNQVRFTGLPNFAPEILRRVVLKDPTKTKQLRKALDDLSEEGVIQVFYPEIGGQWIVGVVGQLQLDVLVSRLEAEYKVGASLEASPFATARWLKGTDAALKNFEDFNRANLAKDRDGDLVFMAKSPWDVGYQQEKNPELTFSATKER